Proteins encoded within one genomic window of Gloeobacter kilaueensis JS1:
- a CDS encoding polyamine ABC transporter substrate-binding protein: protein MAYRLGKNLRLLPMLRLFRPPVVLLLLLVVALLTACGSTSGSPAQKQLNLYAWSEYIPPKMLDEFTSKTGIKVNYDTFSSNEELLAKLQAGGKGYDLIIVSDYTVDILKKQQQLEALDPARLPNFKNIDSSFKNPPYDPGNRFTVPYQWGTVGLAVNTRKLQRPITRWADLWDPAFKGKVVLLDDEYEVLGMALQSLGYDKNTKDPSQLRAAQAKLLRLRPNIKLFDSDSPKTALLSGEAWLGMVWNGEAALAQREDPAIRYLCPQEGCGIWHDNWAIPKGASHKEAALAFINFSLSPEAGILITQAYPYSNPNRSALELLRRTEPKLYSAYMASPATNPDPAFLKRAQPVEDKGSETPLWDRTWTEVKGEGGS, encoded by the coding sequence ATGGCCTATCGTCTGGGCAAGAATCTTCGATTGTTGCCGATGCTGCGCCTGTTTCGCCCGCCCGTCGTTCTGCTTTTGTTGCTGGTGGTCGCTCTCCTCACCGCCTGCGGCTCCACCAGCGGCTCGCCCGCCCAAAAACAATTAAACCTCTACGCCTGGTCGGAGTACATTCCTCCGAAAATGCTCGATGAATTTACCAGCAAGACCGGCATCAAGGTCAACTACGACACCTTCTCCTCCAACGAAGAACTGCTCGCCAAGTTGCAGGCCGGAGGCAAAGGCTACGACCTGATTATCGTGAGCGATTACACCGTCGATATTCTCAAAAAGCAGCAACAACTGGAGGCGCTCGACCCGGCAAGATTGCCCAACTTCAAAAACATCGATTCAAGCTTCAAAAACCCCCCCTACGATCCGGGTAATCGCTTTACGGTGCCCTACCAGTGGGGAACGGTGGGTCTTGCTGTCAACACCCGCAAACTCCAGCGCCCGATTACCCGCTGGGCGGATCTGTGGGATCCGGCCTTCAAAGGCAAAGTGGTGCTCCTTGACGACGAGTACGAGGTGCTGGGCATGGCCCTGCAGAGCCTGGGCTACGACAAGAACACCAAAGACCCCAGCCAGCTTCGGGCAGCGCAGGCGAAGCTACTGCGCCTGCGCCCCAACATCAAGCTCTTCGACAGCGACAGCCCGAAGACAGCCCTTCTTTCCGGCGAAGCCTGGCTCGGGATGGTCTGGAACGGTGAGGCGGCCCTCGCCCAGCGCGAAGATCCGGCGATCCGCTATCTGTGTCCTCAAGAAGGGTGTGGCATCTGGCACGACAACTGGGCGATTCCAAAGGGAGCAAGCCACAAGGAGGCGGCCCTCGCGTTCATCAACTTTTCGCTGAGCCCGGAAGCAGGTATTCTCATCACCCAGGCGTACCCGTACTCCAACCCGAACCGCTCCGCCCTCGAACTGCTCAGGCGAACAGAGCCAAAGCTCTACAGCGCCTATATGGCTTCTCCTGCCACCAACCCCGACCCCGCCTTCTTAAAGCGTGCCCAGCCCGTCGAGGACAAAGGCAGCGAGACGCCCCTCTGGGACCGCACCTGGACGGAGGTCAAGGGCGAGGGCGGCTCGTAA
- a CDS encoding NAD-dependent epimerase/dehydratase family protein: MATLITGASGFLGKQLALRLLKEGRAVTYLGRRAVGELDQWGATYISGDITDAGAVERAMAGVKRVFHLAAWFDLGIREPEKMERINVGGTRNVLGAALAHKVERVVYSSTVGIFHPTSGIATEKTPVSEKHLSHYTRTKAQAHAVALELFAQGCPVVIALPGYVYGPASDGLFGRLVRQFLAGELPAVVGAEQRSSYVHVDDVVEGLLLVEAKGVPGQSYILAGEAMNLREWFKLAAEVSAKAAPALELPLWALYPVAFFSDWFSSIGGPNSVITREALDYLQGDLVASAARAERELQWHSRPLVPAMAETIRWYQEHPGS; the protein is encoded by the coding sequence ATGGCGACGCTGATTACCGGTGCATCGGGATTTTTAGGCAAACAGCTGGCGCTGCGCCTGCTCAAGGAGGGCCGGGCTGTCACCTACCTGGGCCGCCGGGCTGTAGGCGAGCTGGACCAGTGGGGGGCCACCTATATAAGTGGCGATATCACCGACGCCGGTGCCGTCGAGCGGGCGATGGCCGGAGTCAAGCGCGTCTTTCACCTGGCGGCCTGGTTTGACCTGGGCATCCGCGAACCTGAGAAGATGGAGCGCATCAACGTCGGCGGTACGCGCAACGTGCTCGGTGCCGCCCTTGCTCACAAAGTCGAGCGGGTGGTCTATTCGAGCACGGTCGGCATCTTTCATCCCACCAGCGGCATTGCCACCGAAAAGACGCCGGTGAGCGAAAAGCACCTCTCGCACTACACGCGCACCAAAGCCCAGGCCCACGCCGTCGCCCTCGAATTGTTTGCCCAGGGCTGTCCGGTGGTGATCGCCCTGCCGGGCTACGTCTACGGCCCGGCGAGCGACGGGCTTTTTGGCCGCCTGGTGCGTCAGTTTCTGGCGGGCGAACTGCCGGCGGTGGTGGGAGCGGAGCAGCGCTCGAGCTACGTCCACGTCGATGACGTCGTCGAAGGGCTGCTGCTTGTCGAGGCAAAGGGCGTTCCCGGCCAGTCCTACATCCTGGCGGGCGAGGCGATGAATCTGCGCGAATGGTTCAAGCTGGCCGCCGAAGTGAGCGCAAAAGCGGCCCCGGCCCTCGAGTTGCCGCTCTGGGCGCTCTACCCGGTCGCATTTTTTTCGGACTGGTTTTCGAGCATCGGCGGTCCCAATTCGGTGATCACCCGCGAGGCCCTCGACTACCTGCAGGGAGATCTGGTGGCCTCCGCAGCGCGGGCCGAACGGGAATTGCAGTGGCACTCCCGGCCCCTGGTTCCGGCGATGGCCGAGACAATCCGCTGGTATCAGGAGCATCCAGGATCTTGA
- a CDS encoding tyrosine-type recombinase/integrase, producing the protein MELPEAIEHWLDNLIASGELASNTLRAYQGDLDDFVRFVESEKADWATLDAAAAQSFACALKQQHLSTASIARKLAALRSFYRHAGSQGWVAGDPAARIPTLSAALGRNLPRVLSVAEVTALIDGSPSPFERAVLELLYSAGLKANELCELQRGDLSFAEAYLCLKSSSGRERVVPLLDTTLEAVSRYLETLPAPRQPLFSTPQGRPLNRFALYRLVREAAVRAGIGWPVTPDTLRHSLAVHLLEGGADLATVQELLGHASIATTEIYSRLARNRAPLSAKDR; encoded by the coding sequence ATGGAACTTCCCGAGGCGATCGAGCACTGGCTGGATAACCTGATTGCTTCCGGAGAGCTGGCGAGCAACACACTTCGAGCCTACCAGGGAGATCTCGATGATTTTGTACGCTTTGTCGAGAGCGAAAAAGCCGACTGGGCTACTCTCGACGCCGCTGCCGCCCAGAGCTTTGCCTGTGCCCTCAAGCAGCAACACCTGAGCACTGCCTCGATCGCCCGCAAACTGGCAGCGCTGCGCTCGTTCTACCGCCATGCCGGATCTCAAGGCTGGGTCGCGGGCGATCCTGCCGCCCGGATCCCCACTTTAAGTGCAGCGCTAGGCCGCAATCTGCCCCGCGTTCTGAGCGTCGCCGAGGTGACAGCCCTCATCGATGGCAGCCCCTCGCCCTTCGAGCGGGCTGTGCTCGAACTGCTCTACAGCGCCGGGCTCAAGGCCAACGAGCTGTGCGAGCTGCAGCGGGGGGATCTGTCGTTTGCCGAGGCGTACCTGTGTCTGAAAAGTAGCAGTGGCCGCGAGCGGGTCGTACCGCTCCTGGACACTACCCTCGAAGCGGTGAGCCGCTACCTGGAGACGCTGCCTGCTCCCCGACAGCCGCTTTTTAGCACTCCCCAGGGCCGTCCCCTCAACCGCTTTGCCCTTTATCGGCTGGTGCGCGAGGCGGCTGTCCGCGCCGGTATTGGCTGGCCGGTCACCCCCGATACCCTGCGCCATAGCCTGGCGGTCCACCTGCTCGAAGGGGGGGCGGACCTGGCTACAGTCCAGGAACTGTTGGGCCACGCCAGCATCGCCACCACCGAGATCTACAGCCGCCTTGCCCGCAACCGTGCGCCGCTTTCAGCGAAAGATCGCTGA
- a CDS encoding YlxR family protein codes for MKHQRRCISCRRLDDRASFWRIVRVHPGWQIQLNRGMGRSAYLCPCEECLRQAQRKNRLARALKARVDETFYELLRCELAKIAKPET; via the coding sequence ATGAAACATCAGCGCCGCTGCATCAGTTGCCGACGCCTGGACGATCGCGCCAGCTTCTGGCGGATTGTCCGGGTCCACCCCGGCTGGCAGATACAATTGAACAGGGGAATGGGTCGCTCGGCTTACCTGTGTCCCTGCGAGGAATGCCTGCGGCAGGCGCAGCGCAAAAATCGGCTGGCGCGGGCGCTCAAGGCGCGAGTAGATGAGACATTCTACGAGCTGTTGCGCTGCGAGTTGGCTAAGATCGCAAAGCCTGAGACATGA
- the infB gene encoding translation initiation factor IF-2 has translation MTNANMQGKVRIYDLARDLKRDNRDVMAVCQRLGIPHKSHSSTISEEEAERIRETFQRGLPPGGSKKEKIQQQGAANANKQQILEVRRPPAGYQPAIKEVPVIAAVNPPRPVVIESPSPVPTIVVSEPPTRPLVEEQPLAATASVPELVAEPAIAESPAPVLVNPEIVEAVPEEAPVPQPVARDTEAPRPAPSQPVRPAANPPADNNRREERRAAQPAQPSGRADNRRGGPVISPNRGGQNRPVAAQPTAPSPSAGRSGSGIAKKGTQARPNTGRPNGPMRRRDEREVQVSEEQPKQIVLNGNISVQDLAARMHVPTTEIIKALFMKSVMVNINQTLDQPTAELVARELGFEVQTEQTVTQTTRTEMLDLEDIESLEPRPPVVTIMGHVDHGKTSLLDAVRSARVAEGEAGGITQHIGAYQIQISGEEGERKLTFLDTPGHEAFTAMRARGAKVTDITVLVVAADDGVKPQTVEAINHAKAAGVPIVVAINKIDKPDANPDRVKQELTEYELVPEEWGGKTVMVPVSAKQKLNLDLLLENLLLVADYELDLQANPNREAKGTIIEANLDKSRGPVATALVQNGTLHLGDILVVGAIYGKVRALYDDRGNRVDSAPPSTPVQVLGLTEVPQAGDEFEVYSDEREARRIADERARKLRESRLLEQAAARSARVSLGSFSAKAKEGELKELNIILRADVQGSVEAIRASIEKLPQNKVQLRVLQAAPGEVSETDIDLAAASNAVILAFNTTFASGARQAAEQAGVDVREYDVIYKLLEDVQLAMEGLLDPELIEEPLGTAEVRQVFPVGKGQVAGCYVREGKLLRNAQMRVRRGKDVVFEGHIDSLKRFREDAKEVATGFECGVGSDKFASWQVGDLIDCFRMVTQKRTL, from the coding sequence ATGACCAATGCGAACATGCAAGGAAAAGTACGAATCTACGACCTGGCTCGCGACCTCAAACGGGACAACCGGGATGTGATGGCAGTATGCCAGCGTCTGGGTATTCCGCACAAGTCCCACAGCAGCACAATTTCCGAAGAAGAAGCCGAGCGCATCCGCGAAACTTTTCAGCGGGGTCTGCCCCCTGGTGGCAGCAAAAAAGAGAAGATCCAGCAGCAGGGAGCGGCCAATGCCAACAAACAACAAATTCTCGAAGTGCGTCGGCCCCCAGCCGGTTATCAGCCGGCTATCAAAGAGGTACCGGTGATCGCAGCTGTCAATCCTCCCCGGCCAGTGGTCATCGAGTCCCCAAGCCCTGTGCCGACCATCGTCGTCAGTGAGCCACCCACCCGGCCCCTCGTCGAGGAGCAGCCGCTGGCAGCCACAGCCTCCGTTCCTGAACTGGTCGCAGAACCCGCCATCGCCGAAAGCCCGGCCCCGGTTCTGGTGAACCCAGAAATCGTCGAGGCGGTACCGGAGGAAGCGCCAGTTCCCCAGCCAGTCGCGAGAGACACCGAAGCTCCCCGCCCCGCCCCGAGTCAACCTGTACGGCCCGCCGCCAATCCGCCTGCCGACAACAACCGGCGCGAGGAGCGCCGGGCAGCGCAGCCCGCTCAGCCGTCGGGACGCGCCGACAACCGCCGGGGTGGCCCGGTGATCAGTCCCAACCGGGGAGGCCAGAACCGACCAGTCGCCGCCCAACCCACAGCACCCAGCCCGAGTGCCGGACGCTCCGGCTCGGGGATCGCCAAAAAGGGCACCCAGGCCCGGCCCAATACCGGGCGACCGAACGGGCCGATGCGCCGTCGCGACGAGCGCGAAGTCCAGGTGAGCGAAGAGCAGCCAAAGCAGATCGTCTTGAACGGCAATATTTCCGTGCAGGATCTGGCAGCGCGGATGCATGTTCCGACCACCGAGATCATCAAGGCGCTCTTTATGAAGAGTGTGATGGTCAATATCAACCAGACCCTCGATCAGCCCACCGCCGAACTGGTGGCCCGCGAACTCGGCTTCGAGGTGCAGACCGAGCAGACTGTCACCCAGACCACCAGGACCGAAATGCTCGATCTCGAAGATATCGAAAGTCTTGAGCCGCGCCCGCCGGTGGTGACGATCATGGGCCACGTCGATCATGGCAAGACTTCGCTGCTCGATGCCGTCCGCTCAGCGCGGGTCGCCGAGGGCGAAGCCGGTGGCATCACCCAGCACATCGGTGCCTACCAGATACAGATTTCCGGTGAAGAGGGCGAGCGCAAGCTGACTTTTCTCGATACACCGGGCCACGAGGCGTTCACCGCCATGCGCGCTCGCGGTGCCAAAGTCACCGACATCACGGTGCTGGTGGTGGCCGCCGACGACGGTGTCAAACCCCAGACCGTCGAGGCGATCAACCACGCCAAGGCCGCCGGTGTTCCGATCGTCGTCGCGATCAACAAGATCGACAAACCCGACGCCAACCCCGACCGCGTCAAGCAGGAACTCACCGAGTACGAACTGGTGCCCGAGGAGTGGGGCGGCAAGACGGTGATGGTGCCGGTGAGCGCCAAGCAAAAGCTCAACCTCGATCTGCTCCTTGAGAACCTGCTGCTGGTAGCGGACTACGAACTGGACCTGCAGGCCAACCCCAACCGCGAAGCCAAAGGCACGATCATCGAGGCCAACCTCGACAAGTCGCGGGGTCCGGTCGCCACCGCTCTTGTGCAAAATGGCACCCTGCACCTGGGCGACATTCTGGTCGTGGGTGCCATCTACGGCAAGGTGCGCGCCCTCTACGACGATCGGGGCAACCGGGTCGATTCCGCTCCGCCCTCGACGCCTGTGCAGGTGCTGGGCCTCACCGAGGTGCCCCAGGCCGGTGACGAGTTCGAGGTCTACTCCGACGAGCGCGAGGCGAGGCGCATCGCCGACGAGCGCGCCCGCAAGCTGCGCGAAAGCCGGCTGCTGGAGCAGGCGGCGGCCCGCAGTGCCCGCGTCTCGCTCGGTTCCTTCTCTGCCAAGGCCAAAGAAGGCGAACTCAAAGAACTCAACATCATCCTGCGCGCCGACGTTCAAGGTTCGGTCGAGGCGATTCGCGCCTCGATCGAAAAGCTGCCCCAAAACAAGGTACAACTGCGCGTGCTCCAGGCGGCTCCCGGCGAAGTCTCCGAAACCGACATCGATCTGGCTGCTGCCTCCAACGCCGTCATCCTCGCCTTCAACACCACCTTTGCGAGTGGAGCGAGGCAGGCGGCGGAGCAGGCTGGGGTGGACGTGCGCGAGTACGACGTGATCTACAAGCTGCTCGAGGACGTGCAGCTGGCGATGGAAGGTCTGCTCGATCCAGAACTGATCGAGGAGCCGCTCGGTACCGCCGAGGTGCGCCAGGTCTTCCCCGTGGGCAAGGGCCAGGTGGCAGGCTGCTACGTGCGCGAGGGCAAATTGCTGCGCAACGCCCAGATGCGCGTGCGCCGGGGCAAGGATGTCGTCTTCGAGGGCCACATCGATTCGCTCAAGCGCTTCCGCGAGGATGCCAAAGAAGTGGCGACCGGCTTCGAGTGCGGCGTCGGCAGCGACAAGTTTGCCTCCTGGCAGGTGGGCGATCTGATCGACTGCTTCCGGATGGTCACCCAAAAGCGCACACTCTAA
- a CDS encoding TonB-dependent receptor: MGRRQWSGVLLVLGVGLGSRPALAEVLPANPPTQFELRQHEGAVLQTAQALGQIQSAQPPEPSAVIGSGSLLEEVNVTANRREAATFRTPESLSVISRDEIESMLPLAQNLTGLLHLVPGVQTGLGTSPLEANVSIRGLGDDRSPVLIDGERQNVSQGEIREDLFSVDLRDIERVEILRGSASGTYGSDTTGGLINIITRQPGANSSPKLEYQGYFGGYSTYHQGLRFTAGGDKFSLALSGTYHNTGDYFDAAGNFVPNQQDYQTYTGRVSIFPDADNRITLKYSAYRFHSALLAISDVPEEAAGLPLASKDRFGIEWTSRNIFGSTTDLKLSAYYNQLFQNFSQQVFETDAEGERELVFGNTSTIRINTVGTNFQLSTPIGSARLTYGLDFFQENGTNSTLTTSEDEGTGEQPLVPDGRQTGLAGYLFLDYPIIPELQLSAGVRYDSFKSEGFPVSSFYGTGTSFSGQSIDESAVTPKVGLVWNFTPGFRLRANYSQGFRVPTIKERFFQGFAGPLNAEIEDIVIGGEAPPFIILQGNPNLTSERTTSWEVGFGGNLGRASFDVVYFNNSVSGLLNARQIGEDDDGVPIFQFGNIQNARIQGIEVQSIVQFDPQWRLRGVFSWTDAIDSTTRQQLASVVPTFGTLQLRYLSPGGWLALLQARAASSRIGAGSYGTVDLNFGVPIGAGLQLTLTATNLFNTLYRESLIGFNAPGPQLFVGLSTRDGGE; this comes from the coding sequence ATGGGACGAAGGCAGTGGAGTGGGGTTTTACTTGTTCTGGGAGTTGGCCTGGGATCAAGACCGGCCCTTGCGGAGGTGTTACCGGCCAATCCACCCACCCAGTTCGAGTTGCGTCAGCACGAGGGAGCGGTTCTGCAAACTGCTCAAGCACTCGGCCAAATCCAGAGCGCCCAGCCTCCCGAGCCGTCCGCCGTTATCGGCAGCGGCTCGCTTTTAGAGGAGGTGAACGTGACTGCCAACCGCCGCGAGGCAGCGACGTTCCGCACCCCCGAGAGTTTGAGTGTGATCAGCCGCGATGAGATCGAGTCGATGCTGCCCCTCGCCCAGAACCTCACCGGCCTGCTGCATCTGGTGCCGGGGGTACAGACCGGGTTAGGCACCAGCCCCCTTGAGGCCAACGTCAGCATCCGTGGCCTCGGCGACGACCGCTCGCCCGTTCTCATCGACGGCGAGCGGCAGAACGTCTCCCAGGGTGAAATTCGCGAGGATCTCTTTTCGGTGGACCTGCGCGACATCGAGCGCGTCGAGATTTTGCGCGGCTCTGCCTCCGGCACCTACGGCTCGGATACGACTGGCGGCCTCATCAACATCATCACCCGCCAGCCAGGGGCCAATTCGTCCCCCAAACTCGAATACCAGGGCTACTTCGGCGGCTACTCTACCTACCACCAGGGCCTGCGCTTTACAGCGGGCGGTGACAAATTTTCCCTGGCCCTGAGCGGCACCTACCACAACACCGGCGACTACTTCGACGCGGCGGGCAACTTTGTGCCCAACCAGCAGGACTACCAGACCTACACCGGTCGGGTGTCGATCTTCCCGGACGCCGACAACCGGATCACCCTCAAGTACAGCGCCTACCGCTTTCACTCCGCCCTGCTCGCCATCTCCGACGTTCCAGAAGAAGCAGCCGGGCTGCCCCTCGCCTCCAAGGACCGCTTCGGCATCGAGTGGACCAGCCGCAACATCTTCGGTTCGACCACCGACTTAAAACTGAGCGCCTACTACAACCAGCTTTTTCAGAACTTCAGCCAGCAGGTCTTTGAAACCGACGCGGAGGGCGAGCGCGAACTGGTCTTCGGCAACACGAGCACGATCCGGATCAACACCGTCGGCACCAACTTTCAGTTGAGCACCCCGATTGGCAGCGCTCGGCTCACCTACGGCCTCGACTTCTTTCAAGAAAACGGCACCAACAGCACCCTCACCACCAGCGAGGACGAGGGCACAGGCGAGCAGCCCCTGGTGCCGGATGGCCGCCAGACGGGCCTGGCAGGGTATCTGTTTCTCGACTACCCGATTATCCCTGAGTTGCAGCTGAGCGCCGGGGTGCGCTACGACTCCTTCAAGAGCGAAGGTTTCCCGGTATCGTCTTTCTACGGCACCGGCACCAGCTTCAGTGGCCAGAGCATCGACGAATCGGCGGTAACGCCCAAGGTCGGCCTCGTCTGGAACTTCACCCCCGGCTTTCGTCTGCGGGCCAACTACAGCCAGGGCTTTCGCGTTCCCACGATCAAGGAGCGCTTCTTCCAGGGTTTTGCCGGACCCCTCAACGCCGAGATCGAGGACATCGTCATCGGCGGCGAGGCACCGCCCTTCATCATCCTCCAGGGCAATCCGAACCTCACCTCCGAGCGCACCACCTCCTGGGAGGTAGGCTTCGGAGGCAACCTGGGCCGCGCGTCCTTCGATGTCGTCTACTTCAACAATTCAGTAAGTGGCCTGCTCAATGCCCGCCAGATCGGCGAAGACGACGACGGCGTGCCGATCTTCCAGTTCGGCAACATCCAGAACGCCCGCATCCAGGGCATCGAAGTACAGAGCATCGTCCAGTTCGATCCCCAGTGGCGGCTCAGGGGCGTCTTCAGCTGGACCGATGCCATCGACTCAACCACCCGCCAGCAACTGGCGAGCGTCGTCCCTACCTTCGGTACCCTCCAACTGCGCTACCTCAGTCCAGGCGGCTGGCTCGCCCTGCTGCAGGCCCGCGCTGCCAGTTCCCGCATCGGGGCCGGGAGCTACGGCACCGTCGATCTCAACTTCGGCGTGCCGATCGGGGCGGGGCTGCAGCTCACCCTCACCGCCACCAACCTCTTCAACACCCTCTACCGCGAGTCGCTCATCGGCTTCAACGCCCCCGGCCCCCAGCTATTTGTCGGCTTGAGTACCCGCGACGGCGGCGAGTAA
- a CDS encoding PepSY domain-containing protein yields the protein MKKLSALLPLLLVVLPVTALALPPGDPDDAIRAGLKSEVPLAPNLQDAHLTSPAQVQQMIARQTRAPITRLELEIKNGYLFYEVEAGGKEFWIDPGSNRILQTLKARR from the coding sequence GTGAAAAAACTCTCCGCCCTGTTGCCGCTGCTGCTGGTGGTGCTGCCTGTGACCGCCCTGGCTCTGCCTCCCGGCGACCCGGACGATGCGATTCGCGCCGGTCTTAAAAGCGAGGTGCCCCTTGCTCCGAATCTCCAGGACGCCCACCTCACCTCACCGGCTCAAGTGCAGCAGATGATCGCCCGGCAGACCAGAGCGCCGATCACCCGCCTCGAACTGGAGATCAAAAACGGCTACCTCTTCTACGAAGTCGAAGCAGGGGGCAAAGAATTCTGGATCGACCCTGGCAGCAACCGTATTCTGCAGACCCTCAAGGCCCGACGGTAG
- a CDS encoding Uma2 family endonuclease, with product MVGATDRLLTLQEFLALPKSDARWEYVAGRAVAKMAPKYHSIRLQRALEDLFEAWSIDRGRAEREWLTALVRAGENWAPLPDFSFVSFERLPREWNENAACPAIPELVVEVVSPGQSFGELAKKAEDYLAAGVDRVWIIDPVERTLTVFFGDLAPRTFADEQPIIDSLFPGLEFSVAALFGRAGLPGAPSS from the coding sequence ATGGTCGGAGCAACGGACAGGCTATTGACCCTACAAGAATTTCTGGCCCTGCCGAAGAGTGATGCCCGCTGGGAGTACGTAGCAGGACGAGCAGTTGCGAAGATGGCACCGAAATATCACTCCATCCGACTGCAGCGGGCACTAGAAGACTTGTTTGAGGCGTGGAGCATCGACCGGGGCCGGGCAGAGCGCGAATGGCTGACCGCGCTCGTCCGCGCAGGTGAGAACTGGGCACCGCTACCGGACTTTAGTTTTGTTTCCTTCGAGCGCTTGCCCCGCGAGTGGAACGAGAATGCCGCCTGTCCGGCCATTCCGGAACTGGTGGTAGAGGTGGTTTCACCGGGCCAATCTTTTGGCGAGTTGGCGAAGAAGGCCGAGGATTATCTTGCTGCCGGGGTGGACCGGGTGTGGATCATCGATCCCGTGGAACGTACACTCACCGTGTTCTTTGGCGATCTTGCCCCGCGCACATTTGCCGATGAGCAGCCGATCATCGACTCGCTTTTTCCTGGTCTGGAGTTTTCGGTGGCAGCGCTTTTCGGACGGGCGGGCCTGCCGGGGGCACCGTCCAGTTGA
- a CDS encoding IS110 family transposase, whose amino-acid sequence MQRDGSQNDYQLFVGIDVAALTVTAAWLLTHAKPTAAITLPQTPEGHCQLAERLLAVCPTAAEVLVVIEATGSYWMRLATFLALKGFAVSVVNPAQSHYFARALLKRSKSDALDAQTLAQLAAALQPGLWQPPPEIYYQLQQRLQHRDALLQQRQQLHNQLHALRQFPLVVAAVQASLEQLSHTFDEQIAQMEAQLEALLAQDSLWHQAATKLRTIKGIGSVTAGWVLVSTLNFGCCATVEAAVAYAGLAPRSHRSGTSLHRPERIGHAGNARLRTALYMASLSAIRCNQQIKSFYQRLRAAGKPAKVALCAAARKLLHIAWAVVKTDTPFDAEHGRLVCLQ is encoded by the coding sequence ATGCAGCGAGACGGTTCACAAAACGACTATCAGCTATTTGTCGGTATTGATGTGGCGGCACTCACTGTCACTGCCGCCTGGCTGCTCACCCACGCAAAGCCTACCGCTGCCATCACACTGCCCCAAACCCCCGAAGGACACTGCCAATTGGCCGAACGCTTACTCGCCGTCTGTCCCACCGCCGCTGAGGTGTTAGTGGTCATCGAAGCCACAGGCTCCTACTGGATGCGACTGGCCACATTTCTGGCGCTCAAAGGTTTTGCCGTCAGTGTGGTCAACCCCGCTCAGTCTCATTACTTTGCCAGGGCACTGCTCAAGCGTTCCAAAAGCGATGCGCTTGATGCCCAGACGCTTGCCCAACTCGCTGCCGCCCTGCAACCTGGTCTTTGGCAGCCGCCGCCTGAGATTTATTACCAACTCCAACAGCGCCTGCAGCATCGCGATGCCTTGCTGCAGCAACGCCAACAACTGCACAACCAGTTGCACGCTCTGCGGCAATTTCCGTTGGTGGTGGCGGCGGTACAAGCGAGTCTGGAGCAGTTGAGCCACACCTTCGATGAGCAGATTGCGCAGATGGAAGCTCAGCTAGAAGCGCTGCTCGCCCAAGACTCGCTTTGGCATCAAGCTGCAACCAAGCTGCGCACTATCAAAGGCATTGGGTCTGTCACCGCTGGGTGGGTGTTGGTGAGTACCCTCAACTTCGGCTGCTGTGCAACGGTGGAAGCGGCGGTGGCCTACGCGGGTCTCGCTCCCCGCTCCCACCGTAGCGGCACCAGCCTTCATAGACCAGAGCGCATCGGCCATGCAGGCAATGCCCGCTTACGCACGGCGCTGTATATGGCGAGCTTGAGTGCGATCCGCTGCAATCAGCAGATTAAAAGCTTTTACCAGCGGCTACGAGCAGCCGGTAAACCGGCAAAGGTAGCGCTTTGCGCTGCGGCTCGCAAACTCTTACACATTGCCTGGGCGGTTGTGAAAACAGACACGCCTTTCGATGCAGAGCACGGCAGGTTGGTTTGCTTGCAGTAG
- a CDS encoding nitrate reductase associated protein → MDPDQLQFFEKDFWPDLECVPMGVRFKLDSCKTKVSLRHWQLLSSAERAQLVALPCDSPEALAHFQATLAALATRYDFPLLPIAVDPSPWQLEPHCGLDDQSWQALSPFERFICIKAANKPELLAAILAALFSSSK, encoded by the coding sequence ATGGATCCTGACCAGTTGCAGTTTTTCGAGAAAGATTTCTGGCCCGACCTTGAGTGCGTGCCGATGGGCGTGCGCTTCAAGCTCGACAGCTGCAAGACGAAGGTGAGCCTGCGCCACTGGCAACTCCTGAGTTCAGCCGAGCGGGCCCAGCTAGTTGCCCTTCCCTGCGACAGTCCCGAGGCGCTGGCCCACTTCCAGGCGACCCTCGCCGCACTGGCTACTCGCTATGACTTTCCCCTCCTGCCCATCGCCGTCGATCCATCTCCCTGGCAACTGGAACCGCACTGTGGGCTCGACGATCAAAGCTGGCAGGCTCTCAGTCCCTTCGAGCGCTTCATCTGCATTAAGGCCGCCAACAAGCCGGAGCTGCTCGCTGCAATCCTCGCTGCTCTCTTCTCGTCTTCTAAGTAG